One Myotis daubentonii chromosome 3, mMyoDau2.1, whole genome shotgun sequence genomic window carries:
- the TSPAN1 gene encoding tetraspanin-1, with product MQCYSFIKTMMILFNFLIFLCGVALLAVGIWVSVDGPSFLKIFGPLSSSAMQFVNVGYFLIAAGAVLFALGFLGCYGAHTENKCALMMFFFILLLIFIAEVAAAVVALVYTPVAEHYLTLLVVQTIKKDYGSQKDFTQVWNSTMEGLKCCGFNNYTDFEESPYFTDNKVFPPYCCFDDVNGTEPCTKKRAEDKPVQGCFKQLLSDIRTNAITVGGVAAGIGGLELAAMIVSMYLYCNLK from the exons ATGCAGTGCTACAGCTTCATTAAGACCATGATGATCTTattcaattttctcatcttt cTGTGTGGTGTGGCCCTGTTGGCAGTGGGGATCTGGGTGTCAGTCGATGGGCCATCCTTCCTGAAGATCTTCGGGCCGCTGTCGTCCAGTGCCATGCAGTTTGTCAACGTGGGCTACTTCCTCATCGCAGCTGGCGCTGTGCTCTTTGCTCTTGGTTTCCTGGGCTGCTACGGTGCTCACACTGAGAACAAGTGTGCCCTCATGATG ttcttcttcatcctcctcctcatcttcattGCTGAGGTTGCAGCTGCTGTGGTCGCCTTGGTGTATACCCCAGTG GCTGAGCACTACCTGACATTGCTGGTAGTGCAGACCATCAAGAAGGACTATGGCTCCCAGAAAGACTTCACACAAGTGTGGAACAGCACCATGGAAGGG CTCAAGTGCTGTGGCTTCAACAACTACACGGATTTTGAGGAGTCTCCCTACTTCACAGATAACAAGGTCTTTCCCCCATACTGTTGCTTTGATGATGTCAATGGCACGGAACCCTGCACCAAGAAGAGGGCCGAGGACAAACCTGTACAG GGTTGCTTCAAGCAGCTTCTGAGTGACATCCGAACCAATGCCATCACTGTGGGTGGTGTGGCAGCCGGAATTGGAGGCTTGGAG CTGGCT